A genomic window from Algoriphagus sp. Y33 includes:
- a CDS encoding ATP-binding protein, whose product MIVRDLTYKLQELMQDFPAIAILGPRQVGKTTLAQELVKNIDPQSMYLDLESPSDRSKLVEPEQYFDLHEGRLIILDEIQRMPDLFPLLRGVIDRRRKKGLRACQFLILGSASLDLIRQSSESLAGRIAYEELFGFNVLEVDSMEGHVEKLWLRGGFPDSLLARTDKSSMTWRGNFITTYLERDISQIAQFVPANRLRRLWTMLAHQQGQLINLSKLGASLDLTSPTVKSYVEMLEDLLLIRSLRPWLVNVGKRLVKSPKIYIRDSGVTHALLNLTNLDDLLGHPVVGGSWEGFIIENIISVLPKGAEYGFYRTAAGAELDFVISLGGKIWAIEIKRTLSPKLSKGFLNAVEDISADHRYFIYAGKDEFPLGGNTLAIGLARFMEKMKGGF is encoded by the coding sequence ATGATTGTACGCGATTTGACTTATAAACTCCAAGAATTGATGCAGGATTTTCCGGCAATAGCTATTCTTGGACCACGCCAAGTAGGAAAGACAACCTTAGCTCAGGAGCTTGTGAAGAACATAGATCCCCAGTCTATGTATTTGGATCTGGAAAGTCCGTCTGACCGAAGTAAGCTTGTCGAACCTGAGCAGTATTTTGATCTTCACGAAGGGCGCTTGATCATCTTGGATGAAATCCAGCGTATGCCAGACCTGTTTCCGCTTTTGCGAGGCGTGATAGACAGGAGGCGGAAGAAAGGTTTGCGGGCTTGTCAATTTTTGATTTTAGGTTCTGCATCATTGGATTTGATCCGACAGTCTTCTGAATCACTCGCAGGAAGAATCGCATATGAAGAACTTTTCGGGTTCAATGTTTTAGAAGTTGATTCGATGGAAGGTCATGTAGAAAAGTTATGGCTGCGTGGAGGTTTTCCGGACAGTCTTCTGGCGAGGACAGATAAATCCAGCATGACTTGGAGAGGGAATTTCATTACCACGTATTTAGAAAGAGATATTTCGCAGATTGCGCAATTTGTACCGGCAAATCGTCTTCGTCGCCTTTGGACAATGCTCGCCCATCAGCAAGGTCAACTGATCAATCTTTCCAAACTTGGAGCAAGTCTCGATTTGACTTCACCAACTGTGAAAAGTTACGTGGAAATGCTTGAGGATCTTTTGCTGATTCGTTCTCTTAGACCATGGCTGGTGAATGTGGGCAAGCGACTGGTAAAATCTCCGAAAATCTATATCAGGGATTCCGGGGTTACACATGCCTTATTGAACCTGACAAACCTTGATGATCTGCTCGGGCACCCAGTGGTAGGAGGTAGTTGGGAAGGATTTATCATTGAAAATATCATTTCGGTTTTGCCAAAAGGTGCCGAGTATGGCTTTTATAGAACTGCAGCAGGTGCTGAACTTGATTTTGTGATCAGCTTGGGCGGTAAGATTTGGGCAATAGAAATCAAGCGGACATTGAGCCCCAAACTATCCAAGGGGTTTTTAAATGCTGTGGAAGACATATC
- a CDS encoding lysylphosphatidylglycerol synthase transmembrane domain-containing protein — protein MKIGSSLKKKLTTALKLVLTGLALFLVFRKIDTDQLWEITKTIRWSWLIPAILIFVLSKLFTAFRLNLYFKNINLNIPEKLNIKLYLIGMFYNLFLPGGIGGDGYKVYLLNKHYRTPVKPLVQASLLDRLGGLVAIIFLLLLLILPANLLLPYDSSVPWNLLIGIAALLVFPGFWLIQKLMFKSFLPSFWKANGWSMAGQVTQLVCAWFILKSLGVTENFLAYQLVFLLSSIVAVLPLTIGGIGARELVFVYAHTYAGIEETTAVAFSLIFFLITAAVSLVGSMVTVNFDKNS, from the coding sequence GTGAAAATAGGGAGTTCTCTCAAGAAAAAACTAACGACTGCCTTAAAGCTGGTTTTGACCGGTTTGGCTCTTTTTCTGGTTTTTAGGAAAATAGACACAGACCAGCTCTGGGAAATCACCAAAACCATTCGCTGGAGTTGGTTAATTCCTGCCATTTTGATCTTCGTGCTGAGCAAGCTGTTTACTGCATTTCGGCTAAATCTCTATTTCAAAAACATCAATCTGAATATCCCTGAAAAGCTCAATATCAAGCTTTACCTGATAGGAATGTTCTATAACCTGTTTTTGCCAGGAGGAATAGGCGGAGATGGATACAAGGTGTATTTGCTGAACAAGCATTACCGGACTCCCGTCAAACCGTTGGTTCAGGCATCTCTTTTGGATCGTTTGGGGGGATTGGTTGCAATTATTTTTTTACTGCTGCTATTGATCCTTCCTGCGAATCTGCTCTTGCCTTATGATTCGTCGGTTCCTTGGAATCTGCTGATAGGGATAGCGGCTTTACTCGTATTTCCCGGTTTTTGGTTGATTCAAAAACTGATGTTTAAATCATTTTTACCGTCTTTTTGGAAAGCAAATGGCTGGTCCATGGCCGGCCAAGTGACTCAACTGGTGTGTGCTTGGTTTATTCTGAAAAGCTTGGGTGTGACAGAGAATTTTCTTGCCTACCAGCTGGTTTTTCTACTTTCCTCTATTGTGGCAGTGCTTCCTTTGACGATCGGTGGAATCGGGGCAAGGGAGCTGGTATTCGTCTATGCGCATACCTATGCGGGGATAGAAGAAACTACCGCAGTTGCTTTCAGCTTAATCTTTTTCTTGATTACAGCCGCAGTTTCACTTGTTGGATCTATGGTCACAGTTAATTTTGATAAAAACAGTTAA
- a CDS encoding glycosyltransferase family 2 protein, with product MSKPLISIVITVYNEEDNIKPLLEATYSALEEIDYEVILIEDGSTDSTVAEVKKHANSRTKLIIFNRNFGQTTALAAGIDMAIGEYIATMDGDLQNDPTDIPLMLNKAIDEEWDVVAGRRADRKDGFVLRKIPSKIANWVIRNSTKVYLNDYGCTLRVYKAEIAQGMGLYGELHRFIPVLAKQQGAKMTEVDVKHHPRIHGESKYGLSRTFKVMSDLILMLFFQKYFQRPIHLFGGIGLIAFMVGLVINFYLLILKLLGEDIWGRPLMILGFILVLGGIQFVTTGIIAEIIVRTYFESQNKKTYTIKSVYQGIQEPVGDLQILPSDKMDSN from the coding sequence ATGTCCAAGCCACTTATTTCTATAGTAATCACTGTTTACAACGAAGAGGATAACATCAAGCCTTTATTGGAAGCCACTTATTCCGCTTTGGAAGAAATTGACTACGAAGTGATTTTGATTGAGGATGGGTCTACAGACAGTACAGTGGCTGAAGTAAAAAAACACGCCAATAGCAGGACTAAGCTGATTATTTTCAACAGGAATTTTGGGCAGACCACTGCGCTTGCGGCAGGTATCGATATGGCTATCGGTGAATACATCGCTACCATGGACGGAGATCTTCAAAATGACCCGACTGACATTCCATTGATGCTGAATAAGGCCATCGATGAAGAGTGGGATGTGGTTGCGGGACGAAGAGCCGACAGAAAGGATGGCTTTGTACTACGTAAAATTCCAAGTAAAATCGCCAATTGGGTAATACGAAACAGCACTAAAGTATATTTGAATGATTACGGATGTACACTTAGGGTTTATAAGGCGGAGATAGCGCAGGGCATGGGGCTCTATGGTGAACTTCATCGTTTCATCCCTGTTTTGGCAAAGCAACAAGGTGCCAAAATGACTGAAGTGGATGTGAAGCATCATCCAAGAATTCATGGGGAGTCTAAGTATGGTCTGAGCCGTACCTTCAAAGTGATGTCGGACTTGATCCTGATGCTGTTTTTTCAGAAGTATTTTCAGCGTCCGATTCATTTGTTTGGTGGGATTGGGCTGATCGCATTTATGGTCGGCCTAGTGATCAACTTCTATTTATTGATTTTGAAACTTTTGGGAGAAGATATCTGGGGTAGACCGCTTATGATTCTTGGATTTATTTTGGTGCTGGGGGGTATTCAATTCGTTACCACAGGGATTATCGCGGAGATTATTGTCCGTACTTATTTCGAATCTCAGAATAAAAAGACCTACACCATTAAATCTGTTTATCAGGGGATCCAGGAACCTGTAGGGGATTTACAGATTCTTCCAAGTGACAAGATGGATTCCAACTAG